Proteins co-encoded in one Nicotiana sylvestris chromosome 7, ASM39365v2, whole genome shotgun sequence genomic window:
- the LOC104242660 gene encoding uncharacterized protein, giving the protein MVCFCFLVDQTKQVCKSKPAAGTCSRCGGGASVADMKTATRFCFVPFYWKNWKAIVCTFCGAILRSYR; this is encoded by the coding sequence ATGGTTTGTTTCTGTTTTCTAGTTGATCAAACAAAGCAGGTGTGCAAGAGCAAACCGGCGGCTGGAACATGTTCCCGGTGCGGTGGTGGAGCAAGTGTTGCTGATATGAAAACTGCTACTAGGTTCTGCTTTGTACCTTTCTATTGGAAAAACTGGAAAGCTATTGTCTGTACATTCTGTGGTGCCATTCTTCGCTCTTACCGATGA
- the LOC104242661 gene encoding H/ACA ribonucleoprotein complex non-core subunit NAF1-like — MVYPTGDEVEEDKKIQPLSDLDKQNDPFSLSVPDFDDSFLTSADFDSIKDLILDSPIAEVKQEPAEFGSEQVEFSTMDMNNELGVCEISEKYEVQKEVSVKLDSLSCLKVEKRECGEVGNLDCIVEEGIGKVSINGTEDERVVDEDGNSVNIAEADIGNCSIVSDSVAAVVSKSEESDEVAIISNRAEERSVDETSTVNGDKLKGGEDGSSSDTESESESSASSSESSSHDDGSSSSEEEEREVDMEEGEIEASDPDEMVAWNEDDEDTAVKGPIRSKNEVQALPPVPAVTVTLQPHHQMLPVGVVSSIIGAQVVVEGVEKHTPLYDGSILWITESRSPLGIVDEIFGPVKNPYYIVRYNSDNEVPTGINPGTLISFVPEFSEHVLNDNSLYKKGYDASGENDEEVSEAEEFSDDEKEAEYKRMLKMKKRGATNDQKPGNNKDKRKPKNKSQNWKHNESAAADVQRENARPPVDQSQRFISAAAGSLDQGVHPNSSFQGHVQSSRPPSAPPFPSMEKAPGQAAPSAGVWTNGIPYQQPQNMGFPNALPTIGMPWPQQIHQQQMFPMPSPNAVPFEQQMNPTLSSNFIFPAGGQPNFGAGPSFLPWPALGQNVFNQPQLSMGQMAPTPLILGGQVPVNGPQMVQNNNSQPNAAGPGGYIHGSPNFNQGTHSGGGRRGNHRGGGRFSGRRGRTQRN; from the exons ATGGTGTATCCCACAGGTGATGAGGTTGAAGAAGATAAAAAAATTCAACCCCTTTCAGACCTTGACAAACAAAACGACCCCTTTAGCCTATCTGTTCCTGATTTTGACGACTCTTTTTTGACTTCTGCTGATTTTGATTCAATCAAAGATTTAATCTTGGATAGCCCTATAGCTGAAGTTAAACAAGAACCAGCTGAGTTTGGTTCTGAACAAGTTGAGTTTAGCACTATGGATATGAATAATGAATTGGGTGTTtgtgaaatttctgaaaaatatgaAGTTCAAAAGGAGGTTTCTGTAAAGTTGGATTCTTTGAGTTGTTTGAAGGTGGAAAAGAGAGAATGCGGAGAAGTGGGGAACTTGGATTGTATAGTTGAGGAGGGGATTGGGAAAGTTAGTATAAATGGGAcagaggatgaaagagttgttgaCGAAGATGGAAATAGTGTGAATATTGCTGAAGCTGATATTGGCAATTGTAGCATTGTCAGTGATAGTGTGGCGGCTGTCGTTAGCAAGAGTGAGGAGAGTGATGAAGTTGCCATCATCAGTAATAGGGCTGAGGAAAGAAGTGTTGATGAGACAAGTACAGTGAATGGTGACAAGTTAAAAGGGGGTGAAGATGGGAGCAGTAGTGATACCGAATCTGAAAGTGAAAGCTCAGCCTCTTCATCGGAGTCTAGTAGCCATGATGATGGGAGTAGCTCGAGCGAGGAAGAAGAAAGGGAGGTGGATATGGAAGAAGGTGAGATTGAGGCGTCTGATCCCGATGAGATGGTTGCTTGGAATGAAGATGATGAGGACACTGCTGTTAAGGGACCAATCAGGTCTAAGAATGAGGTTCAG GCTCTACCCCCAGTTCCTGCAGTGACTGTAACCTTACAACCACATCACCAGATGCTGCCTGTAGGAGTTGTATCATCG ATCATTGGAGCCCAAGTTGTAGTAGAAGGGGTGGAGAAGCATACTCCTCTTTACGACGGTTCTATTCTCTGGATAACAGAAAGCAGATCTCCTCTAGGTATAGTGGATGAGATTTTTGGGCCTGTCAAGAACCCTTACTACATTGTAAGATACAATTCTGATAACGAAGTCCCAACTGGAATCAACCCGGGCACCTTGATCTCTTTTGTCCCTGAATTTTCCGAACATGTGTTAAATGACAACAGTCTTTACAAGAAAGGGTATGATGCATCTGGTGAAAATGATGAAGAGGTGTCTGAGGCGGAAGAATTTTCAGATGATGAGAAGGAGGCTGAGTACAAGAGAatgctgaaaatgaaaaagaggggTGCCACAAATGACCAGAAACCAGGAAACAACAAGGACAAAAGGAAACCCAAAAATAAATCTCAGAACTGGAAACACAATGAATCTGCGGCTGCAGATGTGCAACGTGAAAATGCTAGGCCACCAGTCGACCAAAGTCAACGTTTTATCTCAGCTGCTGCTGGTTCACTGGATCAAGGTGTTCATCCAAACTCCTCGTTTCAAGGACATGTACAGAGTAGTAGGCCTCCATCAGCCCCTCCATTTCCTTCTATGGAAAAAGCCCCTGGTCAAGCAGCACCATCAGCTGGAGTTTGGACGAATGGAATCCCATATCAGCAGCCCCAGAATATGGGCTTTCCTAATGCACTGCCGACTATTGGCATGCCATGGCCACAACAGATTCATCAACAGCAAATGTTTCCAATGCCTTCGCCAAATGCAGTACCTTTTGAGCAGCAAATGAATCCAACTCTTTCGTCCAACTTTATCTTCCCAGCAGGTGGCCAACCAAATTTTGGTGCCGGGCCATCATTTCTACCTTGGCCTGCATTAGGACAAAATGTTTTTAATCAACCACAACTGTCAATGGGTCAAATGGCTCCTACACCCTTGATTTTGGGAGGTCAGGTACCAGTGAATGGACCACAAATGGTACAGAACAACAATTCACAACCAAATGCTGCAGGTCCAGGCGGCTATATACACGGCTCTCCAAACTTCAATCAAGGCACTCATTCTGGTGGTGGTCGGAGAGGGAATCACAGGGGTGGTGGCCGTTTTAGTGGTAGGAGAGGCAGGACACAACGTAACTGA